A single genomic interval of Arachis duranensis cultivar V14167 chromosome 7, aradu.V14167.gnm2.J7QH, whole genome shotgun sequence harbors:
- the LOC107457821 gene encoding cyclin-dependent protein kinase inhibitor SMR4, with the protein MAKKDIEEGCRTPRHTASRIPAPTVCPPAPKKKPAAAVHTKRQRIPPKCGYFKPPDLELIFRMLPSSTSTEPLP; encoded by the coding sequence ATGGCGAAAAAGGACATTGAAGAAGGTTGTCGGACGCCAAGGCACACCGCCTCTCGGATACCAGCGCCAACGGTATGTCCTCCGGCTCCCAAGAAGAAGCCTGCGGCGGCAGTGCACACCAAACGGCAGAGGATCCCACCTAAGTGCGGTTACTTCAAACCACCTGATCTCGAACTCATCTTCAGAATGCTTCCTTCTTCAACTTCAACTGAACCTCTTCCTTAA
- the LOC107457801 gene encoding uncharacterized protein LOC107457801, producing the protein MASATIVSAQITNIPMLNGSNFKVWKDTVEIVLDCMDLDIALREEKPTSTPKNLNEVKIEKWERSNRMSIMIMKRSISEVFRGSITENKDAKQFLKDVEKFFTKNKKAEASSLLSKLVSMRYKDKGNIRDYIIEMSPLVSKLKAVKLELSKDLLVHFILISLPAHFGQFKVSYSTLKDTWSLNKLISHCVQEEERLQQDKTESAHMALSSQYKRKRDTAADVPSQQKKC; encoded by the coding sequence ATGGCTTCAGCTACCATTGTTTCTGCACAAATTACCAATATTCCTATGTTGAATGgttcaaactttaaagtttggaaGGATACCGTAGAGATTGTCCTTGATTGTATGGATCTAGATATAGCTCTTCGAGAGGAGAAACCCACTTCCACTCCGAAAAACCTCAATGAGGTTAAAATAGAGAAGTGGGAGAGATCCAATCGAATGAGCATCATGATCATGAAACGCTCAATTTCTGAGGTGTTTCGGGGCTCAATTACTGAGAATAAAGATGCCAAACAGTTCCTAAAGGATGttgaaaaattctttactaaGAATAAAAAGGCGGAGGCAAGTAGTCTTTTGAGCAAACTTGTCTCCATGAGGTATAAAGATAAAGGAAACATAAGGGATTACATTATAGAAATGTCTCCTCTTGTTTCAAAATTGAAAGCAGTAAAGTTAGAGTTGTCTAAAGATTTACTCGTGCATTTCATTTTGATTTCTCTTCCTGCACACTTTGGCCAATTCAAAGTGAGTTATAGCACTCTAAAGGACACTTGGTCTTTAAATAAGCTTATATCTCACTGTgtgcaagaagaagagaggcTACAGCAAGACAAGACTGAAAGTGCTCACATGGCTTTATCTTCTCAGTATAAAAGAAAGCGTGATACTGCTGCGGATGTACCTTCTCAGCAGAAAAAATGCTAA